AAGACTTTTCCTCTTCATGAATCTCGTGATCCAACCTTGGCTCACTTTCAGATCTGTGCGACTGATGCCTCGTTTTGTAGCTAACTCGCGCgcttttaaatgtaacatttcgtGCGAAACACAGCAACCATCTTTACGCAAACCTAACACATATTCAAATAACTCGTCCTCCAATGCAGGAAACTTTCCACATTTAGGTCCTCGGAATGCTCTTCTTAACTTATTGGTGTTTTGTAATGCAAGTTTCTGTTTACGCCAATATCGCACATTAAACTCAGTCACTGTAAACTCACGCCCTGCTGCTCGATTGCCATGTTTTTCTGCGAAATCAATAACTTTGAGTTTAAAACCAGCACTGTAACTTGAACGTTTGTCCATAGTTCAAGCAAAAACTACCGGTAATTTACAAGACTTGAGATACGTTACGAACAATGTTTCACGAATGACCAATGAATGAGAAGTGATCTTAACGCGAAACGCACAGCAATGGGCCGCTACGCATATGATTGGTGCGGTATTAACAAAAGATTGCGCGACTCAAGGCAAGCCGACGATTGTTTAAATGCTGATTCTCTTTAACCGAATTCCAAAATATTTGAAACTGCCGTAACAACATTGATTATTCATTCCTtacagttttaaacttttttcatgtGCGAGGTATATGCGAaactttttaatatcttttatAGTAAAGTTATTGGGGTGAGAAATATACGCAACGGTGAGTTCTATTAGCGTGAATACGGTAATTTAAACAGAGGGAAAAAGTATGAGGGGCACAGTGGGCGAAATGTGGCTCCACTTCTTCATAAATACACTAGACTAGTACTCAAAGAGTTATTTTAGTTGCATTTGAAGAACTATTATTCTATGTAGGTGTGTACTGATTTCAGGACTGCTACCGAAGAACACAATACTGTAACAGGATAACACATGGTGCTGTTCTTTTGCACATACGGAGGAGGGTCACCCATCATAACAACTGTGCACCTCGCCAACAATTAACGAGACCAATTTCGACCTGTGTAAAATTAAGTTAGACAAGTAATAAGGCTAAGCCTCCACATCATTCATGTGCAAAATACCGCTGCAGcctataaaatacacacacacacacacacatcttcagaaccgcttgtcccttacggggtcacggggaaccggagcctacccggcaacacagggcgtaaggccagagggggaaggggacacacccaggacgggacgccagtccgccacaaggcaccccaagcgggacttgaaccccagacccaccggagagcaggactgcggtccaacccactgcgccaccgcaccccgcctataaaatattattgtatattcTACCGTCATATAAAGTGCAGTaccataaagaaaaatgtatcacaGTACAGCACTCAAGTCTTATATTTTATCCGTTAAAATTGTTTGGGTATTACATTACACTGTGCCGAGTCGGACGCGTTTAATCGACGGAACAACTTCCGGGTAGGGTCGCATGGTTTTTCCCCCAACAGCAAGTGCTGTATCTTTTAGTGCAAGAGATCAGAAGAGATGAACATGGCAGCGTTTTGGAGTCGTCACTGCGGCGTGTATGTGCTGTGTCAGTCAGCGAGGGCGATGTGCACAGTGAGTGAAGGAGGAATTTCGGGGACAGCGCTCGTCTCGCCGTCGTTGGCGACTTTGAATTTGATTCTCTctcactttgttttaaaaaagatgaATGATTATCTTCAATCTTGAATCAACTTGATCGGAAGACTGCTACGCTATACCAAATAAAGACTCACGAGGTCAACAGTTATGAGACATATTTGCAAGATGTTAAGAAGAACAACTAAGAAAATAGGACAAAGGCAAAAagttgaataaattaataaatacagtgaTGTATTGATACAGTATCAATCTAATAATGCAGCCATGCCATGGCATGATACACATACCTTGTCTTCCTTCCCTGAACTGGCGGTGCCAGGCGAACACGGCGGTGGCGCTCAGTGCCTGCTCTCCGTGCGCCCGGCGTAACATCTCCAGTGTTTCAGCTGCCGATTTACCGAGAAGCTCACAGAATTTAATATTGGCTCGCTGCTCAAAAGTCGACATTTTTGCTCCGCCTTTGCGCTACGCACACTGTTCATTGGCGTCGACTGAACGATGTCCTAAGGTCCGTCCAGCTTGTCCCCCGCTCCCTGCGGAGCAAGAGCCCACAAGTTAATGAAAGTGGGCCACCCGCTGCTTCGTGGTATAGACACCGTTGTTTTACCGTAGGTTGTTTTGTTTCTAAAAGAGTGGAAGGAGAGTAGTCTGAATTGGGTTCTGGAGGCGTGTCCCCAGCTCACACATCGCACTCATTCGCCAGCCGCGAGTGTTTCCAAGTTAGCGAGACCGCATCCACCGAACAGTACCTTCATTGTACCGTACGGCTTCTCCTGCTAAGGAACTCGTCGTAACCCGTGTTTTCTGTGCGCTCGCTCACCCATGTCAGGTGATGCCCTGCTAGGGCAGCCATTGGCTCTTTTCTCAGACCTTCCCCGAGGTGATTGGTAGAGTGACTAGGCACTCAGCATGTGACCTCTACAGTGAGCTTCCTTCCGCTCCGTAGAATGGAGTCATTTGAAACGCTAATATACCACCGTAATCGTCCTAGCGTTTTAGTGTATGGTTTGCACTTTTAACTCCTTTAAATAGTGATTTCTTGTAGTCCTTGCTAAATAGAACTGATTACAGCTGAACTGTATCCAGTTGGTAATCTattataacttaaaaaaatcCGTTAAGAATGCGATCTACCGTCATGCTAATATATGTTAATTTCTCAACAGCGATTGGTTAAGACGAATATTCCCACCCTTATTTTGTATTATCTcgtcatatatatgtataagcatatatacaataaatatgaaaactaTTTCATAGACATGTAACAATACAGGggaaattctttatttttatattctaaatttatttcacataatatataaaaactACCCATCCAgactgactctctctctctctctctctctctctctctctctctctctctctctctctctctctgtgtgtgtgtgtgtgtgtgtgtgtgtgtgtgtgtgtgtgtgtgtggaaaaactatATACTTGATGCCTACATCTACAGGCTTGCTGTATACATCCACCCAGTACACATTGCTGAATATACAGCACTAAGAATTCGTATATGAAAACATAATTGTATGTAGAATGTTTTTCTgactgccacaaccctgctttaCCATAAGTAGTTACTGATAGTGACTCAGTTGTAATATCTGCggtattaaataaattgtttatgtttttatttggtgccagaatttcaaattaatatcCTGCTAATTGTTTAAATTCAGTTAGGGtaagaaatgtataaaaaccAAGTTCAGCATACTCCTAATAACATTAGTTTGAAAAGTTTAGTTGtcaaaaaaaatgctattgtAAAATTGAGGTATTTTCAGCATTACCAAATTTCTACCATTTGAAGTTTTCTTATTTGTACTTTTCTTAAAACACAGTGTAGGTGTACCATTGATGTCATTAAAATTCCTGTGTCCCAAAGTGTGGCTTTGGAAAACACCTGTAACCATGTAGCCTGATCTCCGCTAGGGCCACGGCACCGCAGCTGCCGCTGGAGCACCAGCAGACTTCCTGCAAGGCGCCTCCTACAAGAAGCACCCTGGAGTGACTGCCCTGAAGACAGTGCGCTTACCTGAAGATTTGCAGAGAGGGGCTTTGTCTGTCATTCATGGTGAGGCAGCagcatgaattattaataatctttatttagctgacctCTTTGACCAGGGTGCCCTAcatgtttacagtgatttacccatctatagaGCAGGATGTtctcactggagcagttcagggttaagtacGTCGATAAAAGGAAGCACAGTAAAAGCTGGGTCTTGAACTAGGAACCCTGAGGATGCAAAATGACAGCCCTAAacactctgtttttttttgcccataaTGTCCATGTTATTGATTGTCCCATCCAAGAATCAGTACAGTGAACACTGACCCACTGAGTGCTATCAAAGGTTGTGGTGATCAATGCTGTCAGTATGAGCAGtaaatatgcatgtgtgtgaaaaGGTTTTTAAAGCACTGATATGTCATATGGAAGCTGACAGCAGTGCAGGGATTCACTACTGCTGTGGGCTTTCTCCTCGTAAAGGGGCAGCCTTGAGGGAGCTCCCTGAACGGGCACGGAGACTCAGCAACTTCCTGTGGAGCCGAAAGAGGGCAACTGATGAAGCGGCTCTGAGGAAGAAGGCTCTCGATCTGGAGAAAAGGCTCCTGGAGCAGGAAGTAGAAAAGGGAGGAGGTGAGGACTGAGAGGTATGCAGAACATGGAGGAATAATAGGAGAATGGTGAAGCATACAACAATTCCCATAAGAATAGTGTAAGAATACTAAGCTATGAATGCACGCACACTGCCTGAAAtctcttgtcccaaatggggtcacggcaagccagagcctaacctggcaacacagggcataaggctggagggggaggggacgcacccaggatgggatgctagtccgtcacaaggcaccccaagcgggactcaaaccccagacccccgagagagcaggcacaggccaaacccgctacaccactgTACCCTCTCTAAAGTATGAATATGTAGGATGAATATTTAAAGTATGTCTATTTTAATGTACTCAGGAAGTCAgccaacatgtcttcccagctcttctgctgcaCCTGTCAGGGACGTAGGACCATAGTGGGTTTACGTTTCTGCCCAGTTTGTCCCTTGAAATTATTGCCCAGGTTTCAATGGCAACTTAATATgtgacatttatacagctgggtagtttaaCTGGAGTAATTCTAAGTAAGTGCAGCAATTAAGACTACTACAAGAATGAGGCCTGAACTCACACTGTttaggttacaagtccatgtcttTAAATGATAAGCTGCCTgttgtacacacatacactcacacatgcacgcactcacacacgcaaTCTCGACATAAGTGGAAAATCACTTGCTGTACTTGTAAAGCATCCAAAAATGTCAACTGATCTTCATGTCATTGAGGTCTACAGAAAATTTACggctttttcatctttttagACGGAGATCGTTATTTAACAGACATTCGTATTCGGAAGGAGGTTTTGTcacaacttaaaaaaacaacCTACCACTGGACCCCTGTAAGGTACCTTCCTCACATGTTTCTCATTGTAACACTCAGTCTCTCAATGTGTCACTCCAGTACTTCCAATAcctgtgggttcagacatgggtttgaatttggTTTGATCTGTGTGGaatctgcatgttttccccatgttcacatgggtttcctctggaagctgtggtttcctcccacagtctgaagttATGGCTCAAGTAGAATGGGGCCTCTAAATtatctgatgtgtgtgtgttaacataGCATTGCTGTGTAGATGGGTAGGAACTTGGAAAGATCTTAGCAGAGTCCCTCTAGTACTTTAAGTCACCTTCAACAAAGATTTCAGCTCATTGCTACGCTATGCTAGGTTCCATTCTCATGACTGAGGGTCGGACACCATTTGAGCATTTTACCTGACGTCAACGTTGTGGTTATATGCATTCATGATTGAATTGGTCAGAGAAACAACCAGAGGGCCCCAAACTCTGATCTGGTAGGAGCTATTGATCTATCGGGGCCACATACGAGAGATGTTTAGCCACAAATTCACCTATATTGTGTgactgtggactgtgggaggaaaccagagcacccaaagcaGACCCATGCagaaacaaggagaacatgcaaactccacacagatacCGGGGGTCGAATCCACGGTCTCTTGCACCAACCAGGCACTCTAAAGCTGCAGCACTACTCAACAGTCCtttagtagtaataataataataataatatacagacACATTATGTTTATAGTATCCAGTGTGAGTCCATATGTCATACTACATATTTCAGCATATCAGTATTTATAGTGTCTGTGTTGTGCGTTTCAGAATCAGCATCTCCGCTTTGCCTGCTGGTGCACCTGTACAGTGTTGGTGGATGCAGTGTAATGTACTTGGTGTCTCCCCTTGCCAGGTATGATGACGAACTGAGCATCATTTATCTGGCTGCACGACTGGCGGGGGGCTATGCGGCTGTGAGGAGGGCACTGAATGAGGTGACATCATTAGTTTACTGATGGACACGTtttcctctctggtgggttatACTTTCTGTTGGAACAACGGAATTGTTGCTTCATTGTTCTCATTCATgttctttcactttcactttctccTTAGATAAAAAAGCGAGATGACTTGTTCTCCCCTTGTTCCCTCCTAGACTTTGGTTCTGGTCTAGGAACTGTCGTTTGGTaaggaaaatacaaatattgatTATCAGAAAGCTGATAAGGTCATTTAGATGCCCATAATTCACTTTGAATGTTACTTTTTTGACTTTTGTTCCtagattttcatttaaattcttAGAAATGTCTTATAAATCGTATTGAAACTATAAATGTTATGGACCCAATGATgttattaaaatcattttaatttgcatactCGGAGAAACTGCGTTTGAAAGTACAGGTCACACAGCATGATTGTCTAATCCCTCATAGATGTAGCTTTGGTGCCATTGAGCACCTAGCATATGCATCGTAACTGTGTCACTTGAAGGCAAAATAGGGTGAAACAGAGTGAAACTGTTGCATTCTGCCGATGAAGTCTTGGACGTGCAGAACAAAGCATGTGGTGTTGGACTGTTAGTGTGTCTCTTGtcaccctctgtccctcagggcAGTACATGCTACATGGGGAGACACTctgaaagagagtgtgtgtgtggacagctCTAAGGCCATGAACACACTGGCTGAACGGCTGCTGAGAGGTATGCAGATAtgatgggcagcaggtgcttCATGTCCTTTTTCTTAGATTCAGTGTGCAAACAATAACTAATGTTCAAATGGATGGGCGAAATGAACGTATGAAGCGCAACAGGGAGTGCAAAGGGGTGGGTCTGAGTCTTCAGTTAAAAACCAGTAAAAGTGAGGAACAAAGGGGTTCTGAATGGTCCAGGGAATGACTAATGAAAACGTTTCTTGCACTTGCAAGGAAGTCCTAAATAAGAAGCACAATGGAGAAATAAAAGGCAAAGAGAAAGTACAAGGaggaaatcattttaattggaaaattaattctatttttacatgaatttttaatgtgttttatcaaTTAATTGATTATACTCTGTAttgaggggatgcggtggcgcagtgggttggaccgcagtcctgctctttggtgggtctggggtttgagtcccgcttggggtgccttgcgacggactggcgtcccgtcctgggtgtgtccccttccccctccggccttacgccctgtgttgccgggtaggctccggtttcctgtgaccccgtgagggacaagcggttctgaaaatgtgtgtgtgtgtgtactctgtaTTGTGtcattgattaatttaattttggtgTATATCTTCAGTTTGTTTCATGGTTGATAGATTACTCGTTTCTTTTTACATGACAGCCCTCATCCTCCATTTCAGGCcccattgtttttaaaaactggaatGATTTGATTTGTCAGTATTATCTGGTATGACATTGCTCAGACACTGAGGTGAACTGAGACAGACCTTATGTGGGCAAAAATGTCTGACTGTATGTCTCATTGTGTAGGGGACAGTGAGACAAAGGACCCATTGCTCAAACAGGTGTATTTCCGTCAGTTCCTCCCAGTGACCCCCACGGTAAACTTGCACTCCCTTCTAATAATTAAAGAGTGATTTCTATACAAAGCTTTCTTGTTAACATGCATGTTTGTATGTCCCATATGTTTTCCAGGTACAGTTTGACCTCGTGGTCAGTGCGTTTGCGCTCTCTGAGTTGGCTTCCAAGCAGGAGAGGGCGGAAACTGTACTGACTCTGTGGAGGAAGACTCATTCCTATATGGTCAGTAAAACAGACCTTTGCAAAACTTACTCAAAGTGCTGTGAAAAGTATTTTCCCCCTTTCCAAATGTCTCTGTTTCGGCAGCTTTCTGACAGTGAATTTaatcaaatatttttgtcatttctggtAGTATAGAGCCTTAGAGAGAAAAAGTGATAGCAGTGGTGTTTTTACATCACTTTCTTGGTGTTGAACATGATAACATGAA
This genomic window from Scleropages formosus chromosome 1, fSclFor1.1, whole genome shotgun sequence contains:
- the mettl17 gene encoding methyltransferase-like protein 17, mitochondrial → MNMAAFWSRHCGVYVLCQSARAMCTGHGTAAAAGAPADFLQGASYKKHPGVTALKTVRLPEDLQRGALSVIHGAALRELPERARRLSNFLWSRKRATDEAALRKKALDLEKRLLEQEVEKGGDGDRYLTDIRIRKEVLSQLKKTTYHWTPVRYDDELSIIYLAARLAGGYAAVRRALNEIKKRDDLFSPCSLLDFGSGLGTVVWAVHATWGDTLKESVCVDSSKAMNTLAERLLRGDSETKDPLLKQVYFRQFLPVTPTVQFDLVVSAFALSELASKQERAETVLTLWRKTHSYMVLVENGTKEGHQILMEARDTVLKGEDKAYDPRSPFIFAPCAHQFPCPKLAQEPQLPCNYPQAYRPLPLPGNPEHEVECFSYLVVARQETTREDKSLQWARLIRPVLRRPRHVHCHVCCPDGKLRHLVVTDKRNGRAMYRCARSSDYGDRLPLLQSEDESLP